CGGCCGGTCGCCCTCGATATGGACTTTGGAGGCGGGTCCCAGCGCGCAGTACGCCGCATCCTTCCTCTCCCTGAGGAACAGGAAGAAGCGCCAGCCGTTCTGCGGGCTTTCCATGTAGCGCCGTCCCGCCGGTGTGTCCGGGCCCACGTTGTTCTGCGTCTGCCAGTGGAATAGCTCGGGGCTGATGGCGTAGTCGTGGTACGCGATGCTGGCGATGCTGCGGCGCGTGAAGGCGGTGCTGGACGCGGAGCTGTGGCCGGACGGATACAACATCGGCATCAAGGATGGCGCGGCGGTCGAGTGCCTCGCGCTGCGCCGCCGGCAG
The DNA window shown above is from Deltaproteobacteria bacterium and carries:
- a CDS encoding DUF3427 domain-containing protein gives rise to the protein MVTIDTLCQGLPGQVSVPTPRAAARYLSWRSGAPWQRCSTPTFGRGGRTVTSACRRRSARHSTAAPSLMPMLYPSGHSSASSTAFTRRSIASIAYHDYAISPELFHWQTQNNVGPDTPAGRRYMESPQNGWRFFLFLRERKDAAYCALGPASKVHIEGDRP